The Actinomycetota bacterium genomic sequence GCCCCGTAACCCAACGATCGTGGCCGGATCGGCCAGTCCCCCCTCGAGCAGCGCGCCGGGCATCGGCTGCAGCCACGGCACCTCGGACGGACCGGTGGCCAACGGCGCCTCCGGGTCGTCGCCCGGGCCGCCAAGGCCGGACGGCAACGGCCGACGGTGACCCTGTTCGAGCGCACGCAGGCACGCGTTGGTCGCAATCCGGTACAGCCATCGCCGCAGCGACGACCGACCCTCGAACCCCGCAAAGGAACGCCAGGCCCGCAGGTAGGCCTCCTGGACCGCGTCCTCGGCATCCTGCACCGACCCGAGCATTCGGTAGCAGTGCGCCAGCAGCTCACCGCGGAACGGGTCCGCCAGCCGTGCG encodes the following:
- a CDS encoding RNA polymerase subunit sigma-70, which codes for MADREEFARLADPFRGELLAHCYRMLGSVQDAEDAVQEAYLRAWRSFAGFEGRSSLRRWLYRIATNACLRALEQGHRRPLPSGLGGPGDDPEAPLATGPSEVPWLQPMPGALLEGGLADPATIVGLRGSVRLALVAALQYLPPRQRAVLILRDVLGWRAAEVADLLGTTTAAVNSALQ